One Amphiprion ocellaris isolate individual 3 ecotype Okinawa chromosome 5, ASM2253959v1, whole genome shotgun sequence genomic region harbors:
- the pik3c2b gene encoding phosphatidylinositol 4-phosphate 3-kinase C2 domain-containing subunit beta isoform X3, translating into MSHQRNRITKLELHHLMNSGTRMSAAQTQKEASEAGWSCLEALGLSQKELVLAEALQMEYDALSRLKQDKSGTDPAGPPPPGQTRYKTPNPSVERPRPTPGQPGPAAGEGGLLRGLSGSDPSLNQPGGSQSALSVLARAPPPQGGHGKESLYILDGPNLSKFRHSSGSGLRDSPGSGSGFLIKGFPALPDDVPPALPPRNPILPPLENPFLPPRGSMLARDVNLFTPDVDPPKVPPAELNYDNINDSLTRLNDSRPVLPRGRRANGDQSGKPVARSKTLPPQVPPRTYVPVPKTSKNQRRVSADPVSLGSRMNGFGYELFQVSEERDEEVAAFCHMLDVLRSAYPHSDQSMNAGFVWSPSVGHEELHQALGVSVKVTVISEHFREPLTFTCDGSSTVDLLIYQTLCYAQDDLDHVDVDGYLLKVCGHDEFLSNSQTLASLEFVQQCLKFEWDVRLFLTKKSSINTELSRTKEDDDMASTMNHSILLQERSIKQTVTREALTLLLDTFHNEAESFLLSEVELPLHVERLVQSVKALCSSLAAVETPDVTAALSQLPACPCRLQPKVLKDASLLAVRENREKVVEKLTASILDLVELYCRTFNANFHPTPQSLSCTAPVQEAGLVTNVLSFNVHAAHRIPITWAASYEGFFLSCSLTHGGAELCAPQHTSKQPVSKYLFHLVVWDQRVCFPVQINQLPRESQLTVTLYASCLPPPGGAEEKGKQRRSIEALGWVTMPLFNFRHVLTCGRRLLGLWPSTPGRSGNARTSSPNFSQPDSVILQVDFPTSFFEVRFSTPSPAEFCPQYNFCRLDTISQIQLQDVLHKKAFFWLTVEDRHLLWEKKAFCQAESAALPLVLASAPCWQWACLPEIYALLRQWACLGHLDALGLLHASFPDQELRRTAVQWMDSISDPELLDILPQLVQALKYECYLDSSLVRFLLRRAIGDVRIAHYLFWLLKDNLQDSQFSARYQHLLAALLCCVGRGLRDELDRQCWLVSILTKVAHKVRDGAPSSRQCVLREGLEEMNQFFSVNSSCRLPLNPALLVTGINIQSCSFFNSNAVPLKLSFQNLDPLGDNINVIFKSGDDLRQDMLTLQMIRIMNKIWIQEGLDMRMVIFRCFSTGRGRGMVEMIPHADTLRKIQVEHGVTGSFKDRPLADWLQKHNPTDEQYDKAVENFIYSCAGCCVATYVLGICDRHNDNIMLKTSGHMFHIDFGKFLGHAQMFGNIKRDRAPFVFTSDMAYVINGGDKPSSRFHDFVDLCCEAYNLIRKHTHLFLNLLGLMLSCGIPELSDLEDLKYVYDALRPHESEADATMYFTRLIESSLGSVATKLNFFIHNLAQMKFASSEDRPTLSFAPRIHTAKSDGLIRNLYICRHIRPASKGYAFVVKVEREAQQEVQLVQRSFEEFHELHSKLRLMFPSSKLPSFPSRFVIGRSRGEAMADRRKDELNGYVWHLIHAASEVAQCDLVYTFFHPLPRDDTTGTSSSKQAEISWSPASGKELGEVKLSISYKNDKLFIMVMHIRGLQPLQDGTDPDPYVKLYLLPDPQKTSKRKTKAARRTCNPTYNEMLVYERIPRGDLEQRVIHLRVLGDGAFWENTLLGETFIPMRRLVPGQHWVDWHQLCAAGSDSAH; encoded by the exons CGGCACCAGGATGTCGGCGGCTCAGACCCAGAAGGAGGCCAGCGAGGCGGGCTGGAGCTGCCTGGAGGCTCTGGGTCTCAGCCAGAAGGAGCTGGTTCTGGCTGAGGCCCTGCAGATGGAGTACGACGCCCTCTCCAGGCTCAAACAGGACAAGAGCGGAACCGACCCGGCCGGACCTCCGCCTCCAGGCCAAACCCGCTACAAGACCCCGAACCCCTCTGTGGAGCGCCCCCGACCTACCCCTGGCCAGCCAGGCCCAGCGGCCGGCGAAGGCGGCCTGCTGAGGGGCCTGTCTGGGTCCGACCCCTCCCTGAACCAGCCGGGAGGCTCCCAGTCGGCGCTGTCCGTCCTGGCCAGAGCGCCGCCCCCCCAGGGAGGCCATGGCAAAGAGTCCCTGTACATCCTGGATGGTCCGAACCTCAGCAAGTTCAGGCACTCTTCAGGTTCTGGCCTCAGAGATTCTCCTGGATCTGGCTCAGGGTTTCTCATCAAAGGCTTCCCCGCTCTGCCGGACGACGTTCCCCCTGCCTTACCCCCGAGGAACCCAATCCTGCCGCCGTTGGAGAACCCCTTCCTGCCCCCTCGAGGGTCCATGCTGGCCCGAGACGTGAACCTGTTCACGCCCGACGTAGATCCGCCCAAAGTGCCGCCGGCGGAGCTGAACTACGACAACATCAACGACTCACTGACCCGACTCAACGACAGCCGGCCGGTGCTGCCGCGAGGTCGCAGGGCCAACGGGGACCAATCAGGGAAGCCTGTGGCTCGCAGCAAGACCCTCCCCCCTCAGGTGCCTCCCAGGACGTACGTACCTGTTCCCAAGACCAGCAAGAACCAGCGGAGAGTGTCGGCTGACCCG GTGTCTCTGGGCTCCAGGATGAACGGGTTTGGATACGAGCTGTTCCAGGTGTCGGaggagagggacgaggaggTGGCGGCTTTCTGCCACATGCTGGACGT GCTGCGTTCGGCGTACCCTCACAGCGACCAGTCAATGAACGCCGGTTTCGTTTGGTCGCCGTCGGTCGGCCATGAGGAGCTCCATCAGGCTCTGGGCGTCAGTGTGAAGGTCACGGTCATCAGCGAGCACTTCAGAGAGCCTCTGACCTTCACCTGCGATG GCTCGTCCACCGTCGACCTGCTCATCTATCAGACTCTGTGTTACGCTCAGGACGACCTGGACCATGTGGACGTGGACGGATACCTGCTGAAGGTCTGCGGACACGACGAGTTCCTCAGCAA CTCTCAGACTCTGGCCAGTCTGGAGTTCGTCCAACAGTGTCTGAAGTTTGAGTGGGATGTCCGACTGTTTCTGACCAAGAAGTCCTCCATCAACACGGAGCTCAGCCGCACG AAAGAAGATGATGACATGGCGTCTACCATGAACCACAGCATCCTGCTGCAGGAGCGTTCAATCAAACAGACTGTCACCAG GGAGGCTCTGACTCTGCTTCTCGACACTTTTCATAACGAAGCGGAATCCTTCCTGCTTTCAGAG GTGGAGCTGCCGCTGCATGTGGAGCGTCTCGTCCAATCAGTGAAGGCGCTGTGCAGCTCGCTGGCTGCCGTGGAAACACCCGACGTGACGGCGGCGCTCAGCCAGCTCCCAGCATGCCCCTGCCGGCTGCAGCCCAAAGTCCTGAAG GACGCCTCTTTGCTGGCAGTCAGAGAGAACAGAG AGAAAGTTGTGGAGAAGCTTACGGCGTCCATCCTGGACCTGGTGGAGCTCTACTGTAGAACATTTAATGCCAACTTCCACCCGACGCCTCAGAGCCTGAGCTGCACGGCACCGGTTCAGGAGGCCGGCCTGGTCACCAACGTGCTCTCCTTCAACGTGCATGCCGCCCATCGCATCCCCATCACCTGGGCAGCCAG CTACGAGGGTTTTTTCCTGTCCTGCTCTCTGACTCATGGAGGGGCGGAGCTCTGCGCACCACAGCACACCAGCAAACAGCCGGTCAGCAAATACCTGTTTCACCTGGTGGTGTGGGACCAGAG GGTGTGCTTTCCGGTGCAGATCAACCAATTGCCCCGGGAGTCTCAGCTGACGGTGACGCTCTATGCCAGCTGCCTGCCGCCACCTGGTGGCGCCGAGGAGAAGGGGAAGCAGCGGCGCAGCATCGAGGCTCTGGGCTGGGTCACCATGCCGCTGTTCAACTTCAGGCA tgtcCTGACATGTGGTCGGAGGTTACTCGGTTTGTGGCCTTCAACTCCAGGAAGAAGTGGAAACGCTCGTACAAGTTCTCCCAACTTCAGCCAACCAGACAGCGTCATCCTGCAG GTGGACTTCCCCACCTCGTTCTTCGAGGTCCGGTTCAGTACTCCGTCTCCAGCAGAGTTCTGTCCTCAGTACAACTTCTGTCGACTCGACACCATCAGTCAGATACAACTGCAGGACGTCCTACACAAGAAGGCCTTCTTCTG GCTGACTGTGGAGGACCGCCATCTGCTGTGGGAGAAGAAGGCCTTCTGTCAGGCTGAGAGTGCAGCTCTTCCTCTGGTCCTAgccagcgccccctgctggcagtGGGCCTGTCTGCCTGAGATCTACGCCCTGCTGAGACAGTGGGCCTGTCTGGGACACCTGGATGCCCTGGGACTGCTGCACGCCTC GTTCCCAGACCAGGAGCTGAGGAGGACCGCGGTCCAGTGGATGGACTCCATCTCTGACCCGGAACTGCTGGATATTCTTCCTCAGCTGGTCCAG GCTCTGAAGTACGAGTGCTACCTGGACAGTTCTCTGGTCCGGTTCCTCCTCCGGAGAGCCATCGGAGACGTTCGGATCGCCCACTACCTGTTCTG GCTGCTGAAGGACAACCTCCAGGACAGTCAGTTCAGTGCTCGCTATCAGCACCTGCTGGCCGCTCTGCTCTGCTGCGTCGGCCGAGGCCTCCGGGACGAGTTGGACCGCCAGTGCTGGCTGGTCTCCATCCTCACCAAGGTGGCCCACAAGGTCCGAGATGGGGCACCGTCCAGCCGACAG tgtGTCCTCAGAGAAGGTCTGGAGGAAATGAATCAGTTCTTCTCGGTGAACAGCAGCTGTAGACTCCCTCTGAACCCGGCGCTGCTTGTCACAGGAATCAACATCCAG tCATGTTCCTTCTTCAACTCCAACGCCGTCCCCCTCAAACTGTCCTTCCAGAACCTGGACCCTCTGGGAGACAACATCAACGTCATCTTCAAG TCAGGAGACGACCTGAGGCAGGACATGCTGACGCTGCAGATGATCCGCATCATGAACAAGATCTGGATCCAGGAAGGTCTGGACATGAGGATGGTCATCTTCAGATGCTTCTCCACCGGCAGAGGACGAG GGATGGTGGAGATGATTCCTCATGCTGACACGCTGAGGAAGATCCAGGTGGAACATGGAGTCACAGGATCCTTCAAAGACCGACCGCTGGCCGACtggctgcagaaacacaacccCACTGACGAGCAGTACGACAAG GCGGTGGAGAACTTCATCTACTCGTGTGCCGGCTGCTGCGTGGCGACCTACGTTCTGGGAATCTGCGACCGCCACAACGACAACATCATGCTGAAGACCAGCGGTCACATGTTCCACATCGACTTCGGGAAGTTTCTGGGACACGCACAGATGTTCGGGAACATCAAGCG AGACCGCGCCCCCTTCGTCTTCACCTCTGATATGGCCTACGTCATCAACGGAGGAGACAAACCTTCCAGCCGCTTCCACGACTTCGTGGATCTCTGCTGTGAAGCGTACAACCTGAttcgcaaacacacacacctgttccTCAACCTGCTGGGCCTG atgttgTCCTGTGGGATTCCTGAACTCTCTGATCTGGAGGACCTGAAGTATGTCTATGATGCTCTTAGACCTCATGAGTCTGAAGCTGATGCCACCATGTACTTCACCAG GTTGATCGAGTCGAGTCTCGGCAGCGTCGCGACCAAACTGAACTTCTTCATCCATAATCTGGCTCAGATGAAGTTTGCGTCGTCAGAGGATCGTCCCACATTGTCCTTCGCTCCCCGAATCCACACGGCGAAGAGCGACGGCCTCATCAGGAACCTCTACATCTGCAGACACATCCGCCCTGCCAGTAAAGGATAT GCGTTTGTGGTCAAAGTGGAGCGAGAAGCTCAGCAGGAGGTCCAGCTGGTCCAGAGGAGCTTCGAGGAGTTTCATGAACTTCACAGCAAACTGAGGCTTATGTTCCCCTCATCCAAACTGCCCAG CTTCCCCAGCCGCTTTGTGATTGGACGTTCCCGTGGCGAGGCGATGGCGGACAGGAGGAAGGACGAGCTGAACGGTTACGTCTGGCACCTGATCCACGCGGCGTCGGAGGTCGCCCAG TGCGACCTAGTTTACACCTTCTTTCACCCGCTGCCCAGAGACGACACAACAGGAACATCCAGCAGCAAACAAGCAG agatCTCCTGGTCTCCAGCTTCAGGAAAGGAACTCGGTGAAGTCAAACTGTCCATCTCCTACAAGAACGACAAACTCTTCATCATGGTGATGCACATCCGAGGcctg caGCCCCTCCAGGATGGTACAGATCCTGATCCCTACGTGAAGCTCTACCTGCTGCCAGACCCCCAGAAGACGAGCAAGAGGAAGACGAAGGCGGCACGTCGCACCTGTAACCCCACCTACAACGAGATG
- the pik3c2b gene encoding phosphatidylinositol 4-phosphate 3-kinase C2 domain-containing subunit beta isoform X4 — MSHQRNRITKLELHHLMNSGTRMSAAQTQKEASEAGWSCLEALGLSQKELVLAEALQMEYDALSRLKQDKSGTDPAGPPPPGQTRYKTPNPSVERPRPTPGQPGPAAGEGGLLRGLSGSDPSLNQPGGSQSALSVLARAPPPQGGHGKESLYILDGPNLSKFRHSSGSGLRDSPGSGSGFLIKGFPALPDDVPPALPPRNPILPPLENPFLPPRGSMLARDVNLFTPDVDPPKVPPAELNYDNINDSLTRLNDSRPVLPRGRRANGDQSGKPVARSKTLPPQVPPRTYVPVPKTSKNQRRVSADPVSLGSRMNGFGYELFQVSEERDEEVAAFCHMLDVLRSAYPHSDQSMNAGFVWSPSVGHEELHQALGVSVKVTVISEHFREPLTFTCDGSSTVDLLIYQTLCYAQDDLDHVDVDGYLLKVCGHDEFLSNSQTLASLEFVQQCLKFEWDVRLFLTKKSSINTELSRTKEDDDMASTMNHSILLQERSIKQTVTREALTLLLDTFHNEAESFLLSEVELPLHVERLVQSVKALCSSLAAVETPDVTAALSQLPACPCRLQPKVLKDASLLAVRENREKVVEKLTASILDLVELYCRTFNANFHPTPQSLSCTAPVQEAGLVTNVLSFNVHAAHRIPITWAASYEGFFLSCSLTHGGAELCAPQHTSKQPVSKYLFHLVVWDQRVCFPVQINQLPRESQLTVTLYASCLPPPGGAEEKGKQRRSIEALGWVTMPLFNFRHVLTCGRRLLGLWPSTPGRSGNARTSSPNFSQPDSVILQVDFPTSFFEVRFSTPSPAEFCPQYNFCRLDTISQIQLQDVLHKKAFFWLTVEDRHLLWEKKAFCQAESAALPLVLASAPCWQWACLPEIYALLRQWACLGHLDALGLLHASFPDQELRRTAVQWMDSISDPELLDILPQLVQALKYECYLDSSLVRFLLRRAIGDVRIAHYLFWLLKDNLQDSQFSARYQHLLAALLCCVGRGLRDELDRQCWLVSILTKVAHKVRDGAPSSRQCVLREGLEEMNQFFSVNSSCRLPLNPALLVTGINIQSCSFFNSNAVPLKLSFQNLDPLGDNINVIFKSGDDLRQDMLTLQMIRIMNKIWIQEGLDMRMVIFRCFSTGRGRGMVEMIPHADTLRKIQVEHGVTGSFKDRPLADWLQKHNPTDEQYDKAVENFIYSCAGCCVATYVLGICDRHNDNIMLKTSGHMFHIDFGKFLGHAQMFGNIKRDRAPFVFTSDMAYVINGGDKPSSRFHDFVDLCCEAYNLIRKHTHLFLNLLGLMLSCGIPELSDLEDLKYVYDALRPHESEADATMYFTRLIESSLGSVATKLNFFIHNLAQMKFASSEDRPTLSFAPRIHTAKSDGLIRNLYICRHIRPASKGYAFVVKVEREAQQEVQLVQRSFEEFHELHSKLRLMFPSSKLPSFPSRFVIGRSRGEAMADRRKDELNGYVWHLIHAASEVAQCDLVYTFFHPLPRDDTTGTSSSKQAEISWSPASGKELGEVKLSISYKNDKLFIMVMHIRGLPLQDGTDPDPYVKLYLLPDPQKTSKRKTKAARRTCNPTYNEMLVYERIPRGDLEQRVIHLRVLGDGAFWENTLLGETFIPMRRLVPGQHWVDWHQLCAAGSDSAH; from the exons CGGCACCAGGATGTCGGCGGCTCAGACCCAGAAGGAGGCCAGCGAGGCGGGCTGGAGCTGCCTGGAGGCTCTGGGTCTCAGCCAGAAGGAGCTGGTTCTGGCTGAGGCCCTGCAGATGGAGTACGACGCCCTCTCCAGGCTCAAACAGGACAAGAGCGGAACCGACCCGGCCGGACCTCCGCCTCCAGGCCAAACCCGCTACAAGACCCCGAACCCCTCTGTGGAGCGCCCCCGACCTACCCCTGGCCAGCCAGGCCCAGCGGCCGGCGAAGGCGGCCTGCTGAGGGGCCTGTCTGGGTCCGACCCCTCCCTGAACCAGCCGGGAGGCTCCCAGTCGGCGCTGTCCGTCCTGGCCAGAGCGCCGCCCCCCCAGGGAGGCCATGGCAAAGAGTCCCTGTACATCCTGGATGGTCCGAACCTCAGCAAGTTCAGGCACTCTTCAGGTTCTGGCCTCAGAGATTCTCCTGGATCTGGCTCAGGGTTTCTCATCAAAGGCTTCCCCGCTCTGCCGGACGACGTTCCCCCTGCCTTACCCCCGAGGAACCCAATCCTGCCGCCGTTGGAGAACCCCTTCCTGCCCCCTCGAGGGTCCATGCTGGCCCGAGACGTGAACCTGTTCACGCCCGACGTAGATCCGCCCAAAGTGCCGCCGGCGGAGCTGAACTACGACAACATCAACGACTCACTGACCCGACTCAACGACAGCCGGCCGGTGCTGCCGCGAGGTCGCAGGGCCAACGGGGACCAATCAGGGAAGCCTGTGGCTCGCAGCAAGACCCTCCCCCCTCAGGTGCCTCCCAGGACGTACGTACCTGTTCCCAAGACCAGCAAGAACCAGCGGAGAGTGTCGGCTGACCCG GTGTCTCTGGGCTCCAGGATGAACGGGTTTGGATACGAGCTGTTCCAGGTGTCGGaggagagggacgaggaggTGGCGGCTTTCTGCCACATGCTGGACGT GCTGCGTTCGGCGTACCCTCACAGCGACCAGTCAATGAACGCCGGTTTCGTTTGGTCGCCGTCGGTCGGCCATGAGGAGCTCCATCAGGCTCTGGGCGTCAGTGTGAAGGTCACGGTCATCAGCGAGCACTTCAGAGAGCCTCTGACCTTCACCTGCGATG GCTCGTCCACCGTCGACCTGCTCATCTATCAGACTCTGTGTTACGCTCAGGACGACCTGGACCATGTGGACGTGGACGGATACCTGCTGAAGGTCTGCGGACACGACGAGTTCCTCAGCAA CTCTCAGACTCTGGCCAGTCTGGAGTTCGTCCAACAGTGTCTGAAGTTTGAGTGGGATGTCCGACTGTTTCTGACCAAGAAGTCCTCCATCAACACGGAGCTCAGCCGCACG AAAGAAGATGATGACATGGCGTCTACCATGAACCACAGCATCCTGCTGCAGGAGCGTTCAATCAAACAGACTGTCACCAG GGAGGCTCTGACTCTGCTTCTCGACACTTTTCATAACGAAGCGGAATCCTTCCTGCTTTCAGAG GTGGAGCTGCCGCTGCATGTGGAGCGTCTCGTCCAATCAGTGAAGGCGCTGTGCAGCTCGCTGGCTGCCGTGGAAACACCCGACGTGACGGCGGCGCTCAGCCAGCTCCCAGCATGCCCCTGCCGGCTGCAGCCCAAAGTCCTGAAG GACGCCTCTTTGCTGGCAGTCAGAGAGAACAGAG AGAAAGTTGTGGAGAAGCTTACGGCGTCCATCCTGGACCTGGTGGAGCTCTACTGTAGAACATTTAATGCCAACTTCCACCCGACGCCTCAGAGCCTGAGCTGCACGGCACCGGTTCAGGAGGCCGGCCTGGTCACCAACGTGCTCTCCTTCAACGTGCATGCCGCCCATCGCATCCCCATCACCTGGGCAGCCAG CTACGAGGGTTTTTTCCTGTCCTGCTCTCTGACTCATGGAGGGGCGGAGCTCTGCGCACCACAGCACACCAGCAAACAGCCGGTCAGCAAATACCTGTTTCACCTGGTGGTGTGGGACCAGAG GGTGTGCTTTCCGGTGCAGATCAACCAATTGCCCCGGGAGTCTCAGCTGACGGTGACGCTCTATGCCAGCTGCCTGCCGCCACCTGGTGGCGCCGAGGAGAAGGGGAAGCAGCGGCGCAGCATCGAGGCTCTGGGCTGGGTCACCATGCCGCTGTTCAACTTCAGGCA tgtcCTGACATGTGGTCGGAGGTTACTCGGTTTGTGGCCTTCAACTCCAGGAAGAAGTGGAAACGCTCGTACAAGTTCTCCCAACTTCAGCCAACCAGACAGCGTCATCCTGCAG GTGGACTTCCCCACCTCGTTCTTCGAGGTCCGGTTCAGTACTCCGTCTCCAGCAGAGTTCTGTCCTCAGTACAACTTCTGTCGACTCGACACCATCAGTCAGATACAACTGCAGGACGTCCTACACAAGAAGGCCTTCTTCTG GCTGACTGTGGAGGACCGCCATCTGCTGTGGGAGAAGAAGGCCTTCTGTCAGGCTGAGAGTGCAGCTCTTCCTCTGGTCCTAgccagcgccccctgctggcagtGGGCCTGTCTGCCTGAGATCTACGCCCTGCTGAGACAGTGGGCCTGTCTGGGACACCTGGATGCCCTGGGACTGCTGCACGCCTC GTTCCCAGACCAGGAGCTGAGGAGGACCGCGGTCCAGTGGATGGACTCCATCTCTGACCCGGAACTGCTGGATATTCTTCCTCAGCTGGTCCAG GCTCTGAAGTACGAGTGCTACCTGGACAGTTCTCTGGTCCGGTTCCTCCTCCGGAGAGCCATCGGAGACGTTCGGATCGCCCACTACCTGTTCTG GCTGCTGAAGGACAACCTCCAGGACAGTCAGTTCAGTGCTCGCTATCAGCACCTGCTGGCCGCTCTGCTCTGCTGCGTCGGCCGAGGCCTCCGGGACGAGTTGGACCGCCAGTGCTGGCTGGTCTCCATCCTCACCAAGGTGGCCCACAAGGTCCGAGATGGGGCACCGTCCAGCCGACAG tgtGTCCTCAGAGAAGGTCTGGAGGAAATGAATCAGTTCTTCTCGGTGAACAGCAGCTGTAGACTCCCTCTGAACCCGGCGCTGCTTGTCACAGGAATCAACATCCAG tCATGTTCCTTCTTCAACTCCAACGCCGTCCCCCTCAAACTGTCCTTCCAGAACCTGGACCCTCTGGGAGACAACATCAACGTCATCTTCAAG TCAGGAGACGACCTGAGGCAGGACATGCTGACGCTGCAGATGATCCGCATCATGAACAAGATCTGGATCCAGGAAGGTCTGGACATGAGGATGGTCATCTTCAGATGCTTCTCCACCGGCAGAGGACGAG GGATGGTGGAGATGATTCCTCATGCTGACACGCTGAGGAAGATCCAGGTGGAACATGGAGTCACAGGATCCTTCAAAGACCGACCGCTGGCCGACtggctgcagaaacacaacccCACTGACGAGCAGTACGACAAG GCGGTGGAGAACTTCATCTACTCGTGTGCCGGCTGCTGCGTGGCGACCTACGTTCTGGGAATCTGCGACCGCCACAACGACAACATCATGCTGAAGACCAGCGGTCACATGTTCCACATCGACTTCGGGAAGTTTCTGGGACACGCACAGATGTTCGGGAACATCAAGCG AGACCGCGCCCCCTTCGTCTTCACCTCTGATATGGCCTACGTCATCAACGGAGGAGACAAACCTTCCAGCCGCTTCCACGACTTCGTGGATCTCTGCTGTGAAGCGTACAACCTGAttcgcaaacacacacacctgttccTCAACCTGCTGGGCCTG atgttgTCCTGTGGGATTCCTGAACTCTCTGATCTGGAGGACCTGAAGTATGTCTATGATGCTCTTAGACCTCATGAGTCTGAAGCTGATGCCACCATGTACTTCACCAG GTTGATCGAGTCGAGTCTCGGCAGCGTCGCGACCAAACTGAACTTCTTCATCCATAATCTGGCTCAGATGAAGTTTGCGTCGTCAGAGGATCGTCCCACATTGTCCTTCGCTCCCCGAATCCACACGGCGAAGAGCGACGGCCTCATCAGGAACCTCTACATCTGCAGACACATCCGCCCTGCCAGTAAAGGATAT GCGTTTGTGGTCAAAGTGGAGCGAGAAGCTCAGCAGGAGGTCCAGCTGGTCCAGAGGAGCTTCGAGGAGTTTCATGAACTTCACAGCAAACTGAGGCTTATGTTCCCCTCATCCAAACTGCCCAG CTTCCCCAGCCGCTTTGTGATTGGACGTTCCCGTGGCGAGGCGATGGCGGACAGGAGGAAGGACGAGCTGAACGGTTACGTCTGGCACCTGATCCACGCGGCGTCGGAGGTCGCCCAG TGCGACCTAGTTTACACCTTCTTTCACCCGCTGCCCAGAGACGACACAACAGGAACATCCAGCAGCAAACAAGCAG agatCTCCTGGTCTCCAGCTTCAGGAAAGGAACTCGGTGAAGTCAAACTGTCCATCTCCTACAAGAACGACAAACTCTTCATCATGGTGATGCACATCCGAGGcctg CCCCTCCAGGATGGTACAGATCCTGATCCCTACGTGAAGCTCTACCTGCTGCCAGACCCCCAGAAGACGAGCAAGAGGAAGACGAAGGCGGCACGTCGCACCTGTAACCCCACCTACAACGAGATG